In one window of Macadamia integrifolia cultivar HAES 741 chromosome 2, SCU_Mint_v3, whole genome shotgun sequence DNA:
- the LOC122071870 gene encoding probable pectin methyltransferase QUA2 codes for MSRPLHRGLSGGKIAGSTHYSWDSQMKVRTEKEELFRNRSSPSPSLSPSPSPDRKPLSFRDFVSLIFGDNSSPKSGFSENGFGSDPFNVGTSRSRHNLTLLLLKASLILIVILAVSGSLLWTITISTSSRGYIVRGYRRLQEQLISDLADIGEFSVGSAKWKEVEFCSEEFENYVPCFNVSDNLASGYSDGNEFDRQCEHESKQTCLVLPPRNYRVPLRWPTGRDVIWSANVKITAQEVLSSGSLTKRMMMLEEDQISFRSDSLMFDGVEDYSHQIAEMIGLRNQSYFIQAGVRTVLDIGCGYGSFGAHLFSKQLLTMCIANYEASGSQVQLTLERGLPAMIGSFTSKQLPYPSLSFDMLHCARCGIDWDQKDGIFLVEVDRVLKPGGYFVWTSPITNSHVSLRNKEIQKKWKSVLHFAENLCWEMLSQQDETVVWKKTSKRNCYASRKSGSGPPICSKGHDTESPYYRPLQSCIAGTHSHRWIPIEARTTWPSRVHLNSTELGSYGVRSEEFAEDSLNWNSAVRNYWSLLSPLIFSDHPKRPGDEDPSPPYNMLRNVLDMNARFGGFNSALLDAAKTVWVMNVVPTSGPNYLPLILDRGFVGVLHDWCEAFPTYPRTYDMVHAEGLLSLETSQQRRCTMLDLFIEIDRLLRPEGWVMFRDMAPLIESARTIATRLKWDARVVEIESNGDERLLVCQKPLFKKFQL; via the exons ATGTCTCGGCCGCTTCATCGTGGTTTATCCGGTGGAAAGATTGCAGGGAGTACCCATTATTCCTGGGACTCTCAGATGAAAGTCAGAACTGAGAAAGAGGAACTGTTTAGGAATCGctcttccccttctccttctctttctccttctccctctcctgaTCGCAAGCCTCTGTCATTCCGTGACTTTGTTAGTTTAATTTTTGGAGACAATTCTTCTCCCAAGTCTGGATTCAGTGAGAATGGTTTTGGATCTGATCCTTTCAACGTGGGAACTTCCCGAAGCCGGCACAATCTGACCCTGCTGTTGCTTAAggccagtttaattctaattgTGATTCTTGCTGTTTCTGGATCTCTTTTGTGGACGATCACCATTTCAACATCCTCGAGAGGTTACATCGTTAGGGGCTATAGGCGGCTCCAAGAACAACTCATCTCTGACCTTGCAGATATTGGGGAATTTTCTGTTGGCTCTGCGAAGTGGAAGGAGGTGGAATTCTGCTCTGAGGAGTTTGAGAACTATGTTCCTTGCTTTAATGTTTCTGATAATCTTGCTTCTGGTTACTCCGATGGCAACGAGTTTGACCGTCAATGTGAGCATGAATCCAAGCAGACCTGCTTAGTGCTTCCACCTAGGAATTACCGAGTTCCTCTCAGGTGGCCTACTGGAAGAGATGTCATATGGAGTGCTAATGTGAAAATTACTGCCCAGGAAGTTCTTTCCTCTGGAAGTTTGACTAAGAG GATGATGATGTTGGAGGAAGATCAGATATCCTTTCGATCTgactctcttatgtttgatgGAGTTGAAGACTATTCCCATCAAATTGCTGAAATGATTGGGCTGAGGAACCAATCTTATTTCATTCAGGCTGGG GTTAGGACTGTCTTGGATATAGGATGTGGTTATGGTAGCTTTGGAGCACATCTCTTTTCAAAGCAACTATTGACCATGTGCATTGCAAACTATGAGGCCTCTGGCAGTCAAGTCCAACTAACTTTAGAAAGAGGTCTTCCTGCTATGATTGGTTCTTTTACTTCAAAACAGTTGCCATATCCTTCTCTTTCGTTTGATATGTTGCATTGTGCAAGATGTGGTATCGACTGGGATCAGAAAG ATGGTATTTTCTTGGTTGAAGTTGATAGAGTTTTGAAACCGGGTGGATACTTTGTCTGGACATCACCAATCACCAATTCTCATGTGTCACTTCGTAACAAAGAGATTCAGAAAAAATGGAAGTCTGTTCTCCACTTTGCAGAAAATCTCTGCTGGGAGATGTTGTCACAACAAGATGAAACTGTTGTATGGAAGAAAACGAGTAAAAGAAACTGTTATGCTTCTCG GAAGTCTGGTTCAGGGCCTCCCATCTGCAGTAAAGGCCATGATACTGAATCTCCATATTATAGACCACTACAGTCATGCATAGCAGGAACTCACAGCCACCGCTGGATTCCTATTGAAGCACGGACAACATGGCCATCTAGGGTTCATCTAAACTCGACTGAACTTGGAAGTTATG GTGTCCGTTCGGAAGAGTTTGCTGAGGATTCCCTGAACTGGAACTCAGCAGTTCGTAACTATTGGTCTCTGCTCTCCCCCTTGATATTTTCAGATCATCCTAAGAGACCTGGTGATGAGGATCCTTCCCCACCTTATAACATGCTAAGGAATGTGCTGGATATGAATGCTCGATTTGGAGGTTTTAATTCTGCTTTATTGGATGCTGCAAAAACTGTGTGGGTCATGAATGTAGTCCCAACAAGCGGACCCAACTACCTCCCTTTAATCCTTGATAGGGGATTTGTTGGGGTATTGCATGACTG GTGTGAAGCATTTCCGACATACCCAAGAACTTATGATATGGTTCATGCTGAAGGCCTACTATCACTAGAAACCAGTCAGCAGCGTAGGTGCACTATGCTTGATTTATTCATAGAGATTGATCGTCTACTTCGCCCAGAG GGTTGGGTGATGTTCCGAGACATGGCTCCCCTAATTGAATCAGCTAGGACAATTGCAACACGGCTGAAATGGGATGCACGGGTAGTGGAGATTGAGAGTAATGGCGATGAGAGGCTCCTTGTCTGTCAGAAACCTTTATTCAAGAAATTTCAGTTGTAG